In Halobaculum magnesiiphilum, the following proteins share a genomic window:
- a CDS encoding peptidylprolyl isomerase, translating to MSDDLPHVTLHTTHGDIEIELYADRAPRTVENFLNLAEHDPAASDEPGVETTTWEDPESGEIRGDSLYEGVVFHRIISDFMIQGGDPTGTGREGPGYEFDDEFHDDLTHSGAGILSMANSGPNTNGSQFFITLDAQPHLDGRHAVFGEVVDGMDVVEEIGSVPTGRNDEPRDDVKIERVTVDR from the coding sequence ATGAGCGACGACCTGCCGCACGTCACGCTGCACACGACCCACGGCGACATCGAGATCGAGCTGTACGCCGACCGCGCGCCCCGGACGGTCGAGAACTTCCTCAACCTCGCGGAGCACGACCCCGCCGCCAGCGACGAGCCCGGCGTCGAGACGACGACCTGGGAGGACCCCGAGTCCGGCGAGATCCGCGGCGACTCGCTGTACGAGGGCGTCGTCTTCCACCGGATCATCTCCGACTTCATGATCCAGGGCGGCGACCCCACCGGCACCGGCCGCGAGGGCCCCGGCTACGAGTTCGACGACGAGTTCCACGACGACCTCACCCACAGCGGCGCCGGGATCCTCTCGATGGCGAACTCCGGCCCGAACACCAACGGCTCGCAGTTCTTCATCACGCTCGACGCCCAGCCCCATCTCGACGGCCGCCACGCCGTCTTCGGCGAGGTCGTCGACGGGATGGACGTGGTCGAGGAGATCGGCTCGGTGCCGACCGGCCGCAACGACGAGCCCCGCGATGACGTGAAGATCGAGCGCGTCACCGTCGACCGATAA
- a CDS encoding cytochrome b N-terminal domain-containing protein, with translation MPSNVSRDGTVVALETALLAVVAAAVATDLVLFARLTPQSLAEPIRLLLAAGAGIAASLGVAAGVADGRPLVAVGAVAAVPIAGLYAYTGLLLPWTQLSFFLGQIGVELTLSVPVIGGVLADVLFGGFTLSQATLERAYRVHYGLVVAVAVVVVGRTTMLLRGRIDSSPA, from the coding sequence ATGCCCTCCAACGTCTCACGCGACGGTACAGTCGTCGCACTCGAAACGGCGCTGCTCGCGGTCGTCGCCGCGGCGGTGGCGACCGACCTCGTCCTGTTCGCCCGGCTCACGCCGCAGTCGCTCGCGGAACCGATCCGGCTCCTGCTGGCCGCCGGCGCCGGGATCGCCGCGTCGCTCGGGGTCGCCGCCGGCGTCGCCGACGGGCGACCCCTCGTCGCCGTCGGGGCCGTCGCCGCCGTTCCGATCGCAGGACTGTACGCCTACACCGGGCTGTTGCTCCCGTGGACGCAGCTGTCGTTCTTTCTCGGGCAGATCGGCGTCGAACTGACGCTCTCGGTTCCGGTGATCGGAGGTGTGCTGGCTGACGTCCTGTTCGGAGGATTCACCCTCTCGCAGGCGACGCTGGAGCGCGCGTATCGGGTCCACTACGGGCTCGTCGTCGCCGTCGCGGTCGTCGTCGTCGGACGGACGACGATGCTGCTTCGCGGTCGGATCGATTCGAGTCCGGCCTGA
- a CDS encoding dipeptide epimerase, whose protein sequence is MSATSSTLTASFERVSLPLEHDFTISRGTTTAAENVIVWIEDEGGMVGVGAAAPSSHYGETADTVVAVLPDLLAEVETVGDPHALAEIEERMEAVVADNPAARCGVSIALHDLAAKRLGVPLYRLWGLNPADAPTSSYTIGIDDTDVMREKTAAAVESGYSTLKLKLGTDRDREVVEAVREEAPEATLRVDANEAWTPRETARKSEWLADLGVEFIEQPIPAENPAGLKDASERSVLPIAADESCVTLADIPRIADRCDIANLKLMKCGGLLEAKRMVHAARAHGLDVMLGCMVESNAAIAAGCHLGPLLDYADLDGSLLLADGADPFEGVPMPEGRIDLEGFDRAGTGAVEGGEGGR, encoded by the coding sequence ATGTCGGCCACCTCGTCGACGCTTACCGCGTCCTTCGAGCGCGTCTCCCTGCCGCTGGAACACGACTTCACCATCTCGCGGGGCACCACCACCGCCGCCGAGAACGTGATCGTCTGGATCGAGGACGAGGGCGGGATGGTCGGCGTCGGCGCCGCCGCGCCGTCGAGCCACTACGGCGAGACGGCCGACACCGTCGTGGCCGTGCTCCCGGATCTGCTCGCCGAGGTCGAGACCGTCGGCGACCCCCACGCGCTCGCGGAGATCGAGGAGCGCATGGAGGCCGTGGTCGCCGACAACCCTGCCGCCCGCTGTGGCGTCTCCATCGCGCTGCACGATCTGGCCGCGAAACGCCTCGGCGTCCCGCTGTATCGCCTGTGGGGGCTGAACCCCGCGGACGCCCCTACGTCGTCGTACACGATCGGCATCGACGACACCGACGTGATGCGCGAGAAGACCGCCGCCGCCGTCGAGTCGGGGTACTCCACCCTCAAGCTGAAACTGGGCACCGACCGCGACCGCGAGGTCGTCGAGGCGGTGCGCGAGGAGGCGCCCGAGGCGACGCTACGCGTCGACGCCAACGAGGCGTGGACCCCGCGCGAGACCGCCCGAAAGAGCGAGTGGCTCGCCGATCTGGGCGTCGAGTTCATCGAACAGCCCATCCCCGCGGAGAACCCGGCGGGCCTGAAGGACGCCTCCGAACGCTCCGTGCTCCCGATCGCCGCCGACGAGTCGTGCGTCACGCTCGCGGACATCCCACGGATCGCCGACCGCTGCGACATCGCGAACCTGAAGCTGATGAAGTGCGGCGGCCTGCTGGAGGCGAAACGGATGGTCCACGCCGCCCGCGCGCACGGCCTCGACGTCATGCTCGGCTGCATGGTCGAGTCGAATGCCGCCATCGCCGCCGGCTGTCACCTCGGACCGCTGCTCGACTACGCGGATCTGGACGGCAGCCTGCTGCTCGCGGACGGGGCGGACCCGTTCGAGGGCGTTCCGATGCCGGAGGGGAGGATCGATCTGGAGGGGTTCGACCGCGCGGGGACCGGGGCGGTTGAGGGGGGCGAGGGCGGGCGATAG
- a CDS encoding succinylglutamate desuccinylase/aspartoacylase family protein, translating to MADHEAERLTLARLPSGVAIETTVHTYTPVSGGDGADNGAGDADSNDSNGGTGDDDSNDTPTVYVQAAQHGREINGAAVCRQLHDDLVAADIAGTVHVVPVADPLTFDTVSYTTPEAYDSVNPNMNRCWPGDADGTLHERMAATLWGYAGEADYIVDLHTGSRDMLTHTVYLRGDDDCRRLAEAFGTDLLLAESAGEDADEEWDSRNFGGKLRVAATREGIPSITPELAHNKELVDDAIEAGVEGTERALRHAGVLDDDGGVPEWDGTRARNHLGRVTAGESGLFRAAADVAVGDEVVEGKYVGEVYDPTTYEVRQEATADRSGVVYSVAREATVTAGQTLVGIAIRLDDEEREIE from the coding sequence ATGGCCGACCACGAAGCCGAGCGCCTCACGCTCGCACGCCTCCCCTCGGGCGTCGCCATCGAGACAACCGTCCACACGTACACGCCCGTGTCGGGCGGTGACGGCGCGGACAACGGCGCGGGCGACGCCGACAGCAACGACTCGAACGGCGGCACGGGCGACGACGATTCGAACGATACCCCGACCGTCTACGTGCAGGCGGCCCAGCACGGCCGCGAGATCAACGGCGCCGCGGTGTGCCGGCAGCTTCACGACGACCTCGTCGCCGCCGACATCGCCGGGACGGTCCACGTCGTTCCCGTCGCGGACCCGCTTACCTTCGACACGGTCTCGTACACGACGCCGGAGGCGTACGACTCGGTGAACCCGAACATGAACCGCTGTTGGCCCGGCGACGCCGACGGCACCCTCCACGAGCGCATGGCGGCGACGCTGTGGGGGTACGCCGGCGAGGCGGACTACATCGTCGACCTCCACACCGGGAGCCGCGACATGCTCACGCACACAGTGTACCTCCGGGGCGACGACGACTGTCGCCGGCTCGCGGAGGCGTTCGGGACGGACCTCCTGCTGGCGGAGTCGGCCGGCGAGGACGCCGACGAGGAGTGGGACAGCCGAAACTTCGGCGGGAAGCTCCGCGTCGCGGCGACCCGGGAGGGGATCCCCTCGATCACGCCCGAACTCGCGCACAACAAGGAACTCGTCGACGACGCGATCGAGGCCGGCGTCGAGGGGACCGAGCGCGCGCTCCGCCACGCGGGCGTGCTGGATGACGACGGGGGCGTCCCGGAGTGGGACGGCACCCGCGCGCGCAACCACCTCGGACGGGTCACCGCCGGCGAGTCGGGGCTGTTCCGCGCGGCCGCCGACGTCGCCGTCGGCGACGAGGTCGTCGAGGGGAAGTACGTCGGCGAGGTGTACGACCCGACGACCTACGAGGTGCGCCAGGAGGCGACCGCCGACCGCTCGGGCGTCGTCTACTCGGTCGCCCGCGAGGCGACCGTCACCGCGGGCCAGACGCTCGTCGGCATCGCGATCCGGCTCGACGACGAGGAACGCGAGATCGAGTGA
- a CDS encoding Lrp/AsnC family transcriptional regulator, translating to MSSAEGDGADADATDDWRAGLDDVDARLIDDYQSGFPVAERPFGVVADDLGIDEGEALDRVKRLRDRGVFRRFGAVLNPPVIGSSTLAAVSAPEDRFEEVAEVINGYRQVNHNYRRDHEWNQWFVVTAASRETRDRILAEIEERTGCSVLNLPMLTDYYIDLEFPVWNDDAFARESLDSTDAAATRISESATGDLSALDRALLVEIQDGFPLSATPYRDVADAVGADVENVLAAIERLLADGCIKRIGCVVNHIVTGFRNNCMVVWDVPDDRLDELGERVGELPYVTLCYHRPRRPDQDWPYNLFTMVHGREAEAVDAKIDELADDYLPFDHERLYSTATLKQTGAQYEELVGE from the coding sequence ATGAGTAGCGCCGAGGGCGATGGCGCGGACGCGGACGCGACCGACGACTGGCGCGCCGGCCTCGACGACGTGGACGCGCGGCTGATCGACGACTACCAGAGCGGCTTCCCCGTCGCCGAGCGCCCGTTCGGGGTCGTCGCCGACGACCTCGGTATCGACGAGGGGGAGGCGCTCGACCGGGTGAAACGGCTCCGCGATCGGGGCGTCTTCCGCCGCTTCGGCGCGGTGCTCAACCCGCCGGTGATCGGCTCGTCGACGCTGGCGGCCGTCTCGGCCCCCGAGGACCGCTTCGAGGAGGTCGCGGAGGTGATCAACGGCTACCGGCAGGTGAACCACAACTACCGCCGCGACCACGAGTGGAACCAGTGGTTCGTCGTCACCGCCGCCAGCCGCGAGACCCGCGACCGGATCCTCGCGGAGATCGAGGAGCGCACCGGCTGTTCGGTGCTGAACCTCCCGATGCTGACGGACTACTACATCGACCTGGAGTTCCCGGTGTGGAACGACGACGCGTTCGCCAGGGAGTCGCTCGACTCGACGGACGCCGCGGCGACCCGGATCTCCGAGAGCGCGACCGGCGACCTCTCCGCGCTGGACCGGGCGCTCCTGGTCGAGATCCAGGACGGCTTTCCACTCAGCGCGACGCCGTATCGCGACGTCGCCGACGCCGTCGGCGCCGACGTGGAGAACGTGCTCGCGGCGATCGAGCGCCTGCTGGCGGACGGCTGCATCAAACGGATCGGCTGCGTCGTGAACCACATCGTCACCGGCTTCCGGAACAACTGCATGGTCGTGTGGGACGTGCCCGACGACCGGCTGGACGAGCTCGGGGAGCGGGTGGGGGAGCTCCCGTACGTCACCCTCTGTTACCACCGACCGCGCCGGCCCGACCAGGACTGGCCGTACAACCTCTTCACGATGGTCCACGGCCGGGAGGCGGAGGCCGTCGACGCGAAGATCGACGAGTTGGCCGACGACTACCTCCCGTTCGACCACGAGCGCCTCTACTCGACGGCGACGCTGAAGCAGACCGGCGCGCAGTACGAGGAGTTGGTCGGGGAGTAG
- a CDS encoding ABC transporter substrate-binding protein, with protein MSDNTDGTLDAVTRRRVLAGAGTAGALGLAGCTGGSDDGAAGSDTSDTTETTGTGGDGTSTATAGGGTLNFAQSKSPLDFDPLKANDVPSLQVVERLFDSLYTYGEGTELVPKLAAAEPEVNEDATEYVVELRDGVTFHNDEPITAEDVKYSFLAPGREETANGSEFTMIDSITVVDERTVRFDLSYPFGPFRHKLAWSPVPKAYREENKQSFNRDPVGSGPFTLESATEGDEVVMERWDEYHGSAPSVEEVVFGVVEEPTTRVTTLKNGEFDIVQTVPPKLYSTVKNQAGSSVAERQGLGYYYLSFNCNEGPTADPKVREAIDYAVSMDDAVANYIDPAGTRLTAPMPETVTDAWDFPTDEWADIPHDKDTDMAAQLLEEAGVSKDYSWKIIVPPDDKREQIGISVGNGLQEAGFSNVEIQRLDWGAFLDQYSTGNEDDYNMYTLGWVDEFDPDGYLYYMFHPDVEGETNGCYYRNEAVADKLTQARQSADREERNRLYTEATTTILEDRAHLPAYNLKNSFGVRDAVEGFRPHTVSGINPRLAGEETVSLND; from the coding sequence GTGAGCGACAACACCGACGGAACGCTCGATGCGGTCACGCGGCGGCGAGTCCTCGCGGGCGCCGGTACCGCGGGCGCGCTCGGCCTCGCCGGCTGCACCGGCGGATCGGATGACGGCGCCGCCGGGAGCGATACGAGCGATACGACCGAGACGACCGGGACGGGCGGGGACGGGACGAGCACCGCGACGGCGGGCGGCGGGACGCTGAACTTCGCGCAGTCGAAGTCGCCGCTGGATTTCGACCCGCTGAAGGCCAACGACGTTCCCTCGCTGCAGGTCGTCGAACGGCTCTTCGACAGCCTCTACACGTACGGCGAGGGGACCGAGCTCGTTCCGAAGCTGGCGGCCGCCGAGCCGGAGGTCAACGAGGACGCCACCGAGTACGTCGTCGAGCTTCGCGACGGTGTCACCTTCCACAACGACGAGCCGATCACCGCCGAGGACGTGAAGTACTCCTTCCTCGCGCCGGGACGCGAGGAGACGGCGAACGGCTCGGAGTTCACGATGATCGACTCCATCACCGTCGTCGACGAGCGGACGGTCCGGTTCGACCTGTCGTACCCCTTCGGGCCGTTCCGCCACAAGCTCGCGTGGTCGCCGGTGCCGAAGGCGTACCGCGAGGAGAACAAGCAGTCGTTCAACCGCGACCCCGTCGGCTCCGGGCCGTTCACGCTGGAGTCGGCTACCGAGGGCGACGAGGTCGTCATGGAGCGCTGGGATGAGTACCACGGGAGCGCGCCGAGCGTCGAGGAGGTCGTCTTCGGCGTCGTCGAGGAGCCGACGACGCGGGTGACGACGCTGAAGAACGGCGAGTTCGACATCGTCCAGACGGTGCCGCCGAAGCTGTACTCGACCGTGAAGAACCAGGCGGGCTCCTCGGTCGCGGAACGCCAGGGGCTGGGCTACTACTACCTCTCCTTCAACTGTAACGAGGGGCCCACGGCCGACCCGAAGGTCCGCGAGGCCATCGACTACGCGGTCTCGATGGACGACGCCGTCGCGAACTACATCGATCCCGCCGGCACGCGCCTGACCGCGCCGATGCCCGAGACGGTCACCGACGCCTGGGACTTCCCGACCGACGAGTGGGCGGACATCCCCCACGACAAGGACACGGACATGGCCGCCCAGCTGCTGGAGGAGGCCGGGGTTTCCAAGGACTACTCCTGGAAGATCATCGTCCCGCCGGACGACAAGCGCGAACAGATCGGTATCTCCGTCGGCAACGGGCTTCAGGAGGCCGGCTTCAGCAACGTCGAGATTCAGCGGCTCGACTGGGGCGCGTTCCTCGACCAGTACTCCACCGGCAACGAGGACGACTACAACATGTACACGCTCGGGTGGGTCGACGAGTTCGACCCCGACGGCTACCTCTACTACATGTTCCACCCGGACGTGGAAGGCGAGACAAACGGCTGTTACTACCGCAACGAGGCGGTCGCAGACAAGCTGACTCAAGCACGGCAGTCGGCCGACCGCGAGGAACGGAATCGGCTCTACACCGAGGCGACGACGACGATCCTGGAGGACCGCGCGCACCTGCCCGCGTACAACCTCAAGAACAGTTTCGGGGTGCGGGACGCCGTCGAGGGGTTCCGCCCCCACACGGTCTCGGGCATCAATCCGCGGCTGGCCGGCGAGGAAACCGTCAGTCTGAACGACTGA
- a CDS encoding ferredoxin: MSDLDAEVQTASDVGGDGPPVEEKPYKIIFEANACFGAGKCAEVADNWEMDIASGMAKPKSYYIGEDELEENIRAAEVCPAKKDVGCIHVVDRRTDEELSPDPHGDGTLSVDW, encoded by the coding sequence ATGAGCGACCTCGACGCGGAGGTACAGACCGCCAGCGACGTCGGCGGCGACGGGCCGCCGGTGGAGGAGAAGCCGTACAAGATCATCTTCGAGGCGAACGCCTGCTTCGGCGCGGGCAAGTGCGCGGAGGTCGCGGACAACTGGGAGATGGACATCGCCAGCGGGATGGCGAAGCCGAAGTCGTACTACATCGGCGAGGACGAGTTAGAGGAGAACATCCGCGCTGCGGAGGTGTGCCCCGCGAAGAAGGACGTCGGCTGTATCCACGTCGTCGACCGCCGGACCGACGAGGAGTTGTCGCCGGATCCCCACGGCGACGGCACTCTCAGCGTCGACTGGTGA
- a CDS encoding DUF1611 domain-containing protein — MYDRVAVLAHGKFPDRSKTANGIIRYADYEVAAVLDRDRPGERVADHLPGVADAPVVASFADVPDDVDALVIGIAPIGGGFDESWRPDVEAAIEAGCDVVSGLHYFLNDDDDLAALAAEHGVELWDVRRPDRDIGVAEGRSDEVDADVVLTVGTDCSVGKMTATMEIVDAAREVGIDACVIPTGQTGIMIEGWGNPVDRVVSDFTAGAVEEMILEKGDDHDLLVVEGQGSIVHPAYSAVTCGILHGAMADELVMCHAAGREAIHGYESFDLPPLPEYVDLYESLAAPVHGTEVVAGALNTADLDDDAAAEAAVEEFAAGIDAPATDLIRFGAEEVVEAIR, encoded by the coding sequence ATGTACGATCGCGTCGCCGTCCTCGCGCACGGGAAGTTCCCCGACCGCTCGAAGACCGCCAACGGCATCATCCGCTACGCCGACTACGAGGTCGCCGCCGTCCTCGACCGCGACCGACCCGGCGAGCGCGTCGCCGACCACCTCCCCGGCGTGGCCGACGCGCCCGTCGTCGCGTCCTTCGCGGACGTGCCCGACGACGTGGACGCGCTCGTCATCGGGATCGCGCCGATCGGCGGCGGCTTCGACGAGTCGTGGCGGCCGGACGTGGAGGCGGCCATCGAGGCCGGCTGCGACGTGGTCTCGGGGCTCCACTACTTCCTGAACGACGACGACGACCTCGCCGCGCTGGCGGCCGAACACGGCGTCGAGCTGTGGGACGTGCGGCGCCCGGACCGCGACATCGGCGTCGCCGAGGGGCGATCGGACGAGGTCGACGCCGACGTGGTGCTCACCGTCGGCACCGACTGCTCGGTCGGCAAGATGACCGCGACGATGGAGATCGTCGACGCCGCGAGGGAGGTCGGCATCGACGCCTGCGTGATCCCGACGGGCCAGACGGGGATCATGATCGAGGGCTGGGGCAACCCCGTCGACCGCGTCGTCTCGGACTTCACCGCCGGCGCCGTCGAGGAGATGATCCTGGAGAAGGGCGACGACCACGACCTGCTCGTCGTCGAGGGGCAGGGGAGCATCGTCCACCCCGCCTACTCGGCGGTCACCTGCGGCATCCTCCACGGCGCGATGGCGGACGAACTCGTCATGTGCCACGCCGCCGGCCGGGAGGCGATCCACGGCTACGAGTCGTTCGACCTCCCGCCGCTGCCGGAGTACGTCGACCTCTACGAGTCGCTCGCGGCGCCCGTCCACGGGACCGAGGTCGTCGCCGGCGCGCTCAACACCGCCGACCTCGACGACGACGCGGCCGCCGAGGCCGCCGTCGAGGAGTTCGCCGCCGGGATCGACGCGCCCGCGACGGACCTGATCCGCTTCGGCGCCGAGGAGGTCGTGGAGGCGATCCGCTGA
- a CDS encoding LLM class flavin-dependent oxidoreductase: MSDGIHLNLFTMNSVEHVSPGSWQHPADRSAEYTDREYWTDVARTAERGGFAAVFFADVRGIYDVYGGDRETAIERAVQTPSNDPGYLVPAMAEVTDSLGFAVTKSTTYTHPYQLARELSTLDHLTDGRVAFNVVTSYLESAAANLGLDERMDKGTRYDRADEFMDVCYALWEESWDDEAVVRDRESGVFTDPAGVHEIDHEGEFFDVPGPHGCEPSPQRTPVIFQAGSSDRGRDFAAANSEAVFCSQPTERGVREYMDDLRERAAALGRDPDELAFFPGVVPVVAEAEEAAEAKYERLLETVDVEATLALLSGFLDMDLSELDPDQKIEHIETDAIQGTMNAFTKSDPDREWTVREVAQFSGLGTTSPVVVGTPEQVADELQYWHEEVGVDGFNVKEVLRTGSLDDVVDLLVPELRARDLLAEPTPGETLRERLLGDGPRLSATHPARQELK; this comes from the coding sequence ATGAGCGACGGCATCCACCTCAACCTCTTCACGATGAACTCCGTGGAGCACGTCTCCCCCGGCTCCTGGCAACACCCGGCGGATCGCTCTGCCGAGTACACCGACAGGGAGTACTGGACCGACGTTGCTCGGACCGCCGAGCGCGGCGGCTTCGCCGCGGTGTTCTTCGCCGACGTGCGCGGCATCTACGACGTGTACGGCGGCGACCGCGAGACGGCCATCGAGCGCGCCGTCCAGACGCCCTCGAACGACCCCGGGTACCTCGTGCCCGCGATGGCGGAGGTGACCGACTCGCTCGGCTTCGCGGTCACGAAGTCGACGACCTACACGCACCCGTACCAGTTGGCGCGGGAGCTCTCCACGCTCGATCACCTCACCGACGGCCGGGTCGCGTTCAACGTCGTTACCTCCTACCTCGAATCGGCGGCGGCGAACCTCGGGCTCGACGAGCGCATGGACAAGGGGACCAGATACGACCGCGCCGACGAGTTCATGGACGTGTGCTACGCGCTGTGGGAAGAGTCGTGGGACGACGAAGCCGTCGTCCGCGACCGCGAGTCGGGCGTCTTCACCGACCCCGCGGGGGTTCACGAGATCGACCACGAGGGCGAGTTCTTCGACGTGCCCGGCCCCCACGGCTGCGAGCCGTCGCCCCAGCGCACGCCCGTGATCTTCCAGGCGGGCTCCTCCGACCGAGGACGCGACTTCGCCGCCGCCAACTCGGAGGCGGTGTTCTGCTCGCAGCCGACCGAGCGCGGCGTCCGCGAGTACATGGACGACCTGCGCGAGCGGGCCGCCGCGCTCGGACGCGACCCCGACGAGCTGGCGTTCTTCCCGGGCGTCGTCCCCGTCGTCGCCGAGGCCGAGGAGGCGGCAGAGGCGAAGTACGAGCGCCTGCTGGAGACGGTCGACGTGGAGGCGACGCTCGCGCTGCTGTCGGGGTTCCTCGACATGGACCTCTCCGAGCTCGACCCGGATCAGAAGATCGAACACATCGAGACCGACGCGATCCAGGGGACGATGAACGCGTTCACGAAGTCCGACCCCGACCGCGAGTGGACGGTCCGCGAGGTGGCGCAGTTCTCCGGGCTCGGGACCACCTCGCCGGTCGTCGTCGGCACCCCCGAGCAGGTGGCCGACGAACTGCAGTACTGGCACGAGGAGGTCGGCGTCGACGGCTTCAACGTGAAGGAGGTGCTGCGCACCGGGAGCCTCGACGACGTTGTCGACCTCCTCGTGCCCGAGTTGCGCGCACGCGACCTGCTCGCGGAGCCGACCCCCGGCGAGACCCTCCGGGAGCGACTGCTGGGCGACGGTCCCCGGCTGTCGGCGACCCACCCCGCGCGGCAGGAGCTAAAATGA
- a CDS encoding anthranilate phosphoribosyltransferase: MAKATTEADEEFGEWPLKRLMTEVCGSGPKSADDMTRAQASEAMRRIFAGEPDHTTLGAFWLANRWKRNNPEELAAYVDEMCARVEYAEPEVDPVDCGANYDGKGDTAILGAAAGIVAAGAGTPVVVHSGDRVPTQKQDAYKHVLDELGIATELTPRDSAEMVDETGFGFYYQPAFNPAVDDLFERRDMMGVRSFVNTIETLANPAGASTHLGSFYHLAFAKKVVDTFVESEFHDLGRVIMFQGMEGYDDIRPGYTKVAEWNAGGDADGEGGSESDSFTDFEIETAEYGMDFEEADLEVDDVAVDSATLTEAVVAGERDDHWRDAVALNAAFRIYAGGDADSIEEGLDLAHEAIDDGAAAAVLVDLRDF; encoded by the coding sequence ATGGCGAAGGCGACCACCGAGGCGGACGAGGAATTCGGCGAGTGGCCGCTCAAGCGGCTGATGACCGAGGTGTGCGGCTCCGGCCCGAAGTCGGCCGACGACATGACCCGCGCGCAGGCGAGCGAGGCGATGCGCCGGATCTTCGCGGGCGAACCGGACCACACCACGCTGGGCGCGTTCTGGCTGGCGAACCGCTGGAAGCGCAACAACCCCGAGGAGCTGGCGGCGTACGTCGACGAGATGTGCGCGCGCGTCGAGTACGCCGAGCCCGAGGTCGACCCCGTCGACTGCGGCGCCAACTACGACGGCAAGGGTGACACCGCGATCCTCGGGGCTGCCGCGGGCATCGTCGCCGCCGGCGCCGGTACACCCGTCGTCGTCCACTCGGGCGACCGCGTGCCGACCCAGAAGCAGGACGCGTACAAGCACGTCCTCGACGAACTCGGGATCGCGACCGAGCTGACGCCGCGTGACTCCGCCGAGATGGTCGACGAGACCGGCTTCGGCTTCTACTACCAGCCGGCGTTCAACCCCGCGGTCGACGACCTGTTCGAGCGCCGTGACATGATGGGGGTGCGCTCGTTCGTCAACACGATCGAGACGCTCGCGAACCCCGCGGGCGCCTCCACCCACCTCGGCTCGTTCTACCACCTCGCGTTCGCGAAGAAGGTGGTCGACACGTTCGTCGAGAGCGAGTTCCACGACCTCGGCCGCGTCATCATGTTCCAGGGCATGGAGGGGTACGACGACATCCGGCCCGGGTACACGAAAGTAGCTGAATGGAACGCGGGAGGCGACGCGGACGGCGAGGGCGGCAGCGAGAGCGATTCCTTCACCGACTTCGAGATCGAGACGGCCGAGTACGGCATGGACTTCGAGGAGGCCGACCTGGAGGTCGACGACGTGGCCGTCGACTCCGCGACGCTCACCGAGGCGGTCGTCGCCGGCGAGCGCGACGACCACTGGCGCGACGCCGTCGCGCTCAACGCCGCCTTCCGGATCTACGCCGGCGGCGACGCCGATAGCATCGAGGAAGGGCTCGATCTCGCCCACGAGGCGATCGACGACGGCGCCGCGGCGGCGGTGTTGGTGGACCTGCGCGACTTCTGA
- a CDS encoding tautomerase family protein, whose product MPHLQFDTDADPTAAEKEALAAVVTDLYTDHMETTAGHVAVTIRDRGPADLQLGRAVDGPLVFLDADVREGRPFELKRAFALATMEYLMDEWGVPEENLKVTFTEHAGEAMMGYDRVGGDWEG is encoded by the coding sequence GTGCCACACCTCCAGTTCGACACGGACGCCGACCCGACGGCCGCCGAGAAGGAGGCGCTCGCCGCCGTCGTCACGGACCTGTACACCGATCACATGGAGACGACTGCCGGCCACGTCGCCGTGACGATCCGCGACCGCGGGCCGGCGGACCTCCAGCTCGGTCGCGCGGTCGACGGTCCGCTCGTGTTCCTCGACGCGGACGTCCGCGAGGGGCGCCCGTTCGAGTTGAAGCGGGCGTTCGCGCTCGCGACGATGGAGTACCTGATGGACGAGTGGGGCGTCCCCGAGGAGAACCTCAAGGTGACCTTCACCGAGCACGCCGGCGAGGCGATGATGGGCTACGACCGCGTCGGCGGCGACTGGGAGGGGTAG